The Scomber scombrus chromosome 22, fScoSco1.1, whole genome shotgun sequence genome has a window encoding:
- the gxylt1b gene encoding glucoside xylosyltransferase 1: MRRYIRALMLCTVFAVFSGLYVYSKLFDSDGNGAKRIFIPPRVPGARRGDKTGPQSPHWYNRYIMRQRGQVEAGGGSRPEPPMHLAVVACGDRLEETLTMIKSAVLLSIKRICLHIFAEDQLHASFMEALESWPGFVRSRFNYTVYSISFPSENAAEWKKLFKPCASQRLFLPLILKHVDSVVYVDSDILFLQPVDRLWAFLSQFNSSQLAAMAPEHEEPRIAWYNRFARHPFYGKTGINSGVMLMNMTRMRKMFFKNDMTSVGLRWEELLMPLLQKYKLNITWGDQDLLNIIFHHNPESLLEFPCQWNYRPDHCIYGSNCASAEEDGIYILHGNRGVYHDHKQPAFRAVYEAIRKYLFGADPLTSLLTPLEDELLKTTHTYCGKSHALFTKRLAHSLENINRKAPHGR, from the exons ATGCGGCGTTACATTCGTGCACTAATGCTGTGCACGGTGTTCGCCGTGTTTTCGGGCTTGTATGTTTACAGTAAACTGTTTGACTCGGACGGAAACGGAGCGAAGAGGATTTTCATCCCACCGAGAGTCCCCGGAGCCAGACGAGGGGACAAAACTGGGCCCCAAAGCCCACACTGGTACAATAG GTACATCATGCGTCAGCGAGGACAGGTCGAGGCAGGTGGTGGCAGCAGACCTGAACCTCCCATGCACTTGGCTGTGGTGGCCTGTGGTGATAGGCTGGAGGAGACCCTCACCATGATCAAATCTGCTGTGCTTCTCAGCATCAAACGCATCTGTCTGCACATCTTCGCTGAAGATCAGCTACACGCCAGCTTCATGGAAGCT CTGGAGTCCTGGCCTGGTTTTGTTCGCTCCAGGTTCAATTACACAGTGTACTCTATCAGCTTCCCCAGTGAGAATGCAGCAGAGTGGAAAAAACTCTTCAAACCCTGCGCTTCTCAGAGGCTCTTCTTACCT CTGATTCTAAAGCACGTTGACTCAGTAGTGTACGTGGACTCAGACATCCTCTTCCTGCAACCTGTAGACCGGCTGTGGGCATTTCTGTCCCAGTTTAACTCCTCACAGCTGGCGGCTATGGCCCCAGAGCACGAGGAGCCCCGCATTGCCTGGTACAACCGCTTTGCCCGTCACCCCTTCTACGGCAAGACAGGCATCAACTCAGGGGTCATGCTCATGAACATGACAAGGATGAGGAAAATGTTCTTTAAG aATGACATGACGTCGGTGGGGCTACGTTGGGAGGAGCTGCTGATGCCTCTACTTCAAAAATACAAACTCAACATAACATGGGGAGATCAGGATCTTCTCAATATCATTTTCCACCATAACCCTG AGAGCTTGCTGGAGTTTCCGTGCCAGTGGAATTATCGTCCAGACCATTGTATCTATGGCAGTAACTGTGCCTCGGCTGAGGAAGATGGCATCTACATACTGCACGGAAACAGAGGGGTTTATCACGACCACAAACAACCTGCCTTCAGAGCCGTCTATGAGGCCATACGAAAG TACTTATTTGGCGCAGACCCTCTGACTTCTTTGTTGACTCCTCTTGAGGACGAACTGTTGAAGACCACACATACTTATTGTGGTAAATCCCACGCGCTCTTCACCAAGAGGCTGGCACACAGCCTGGAAAACATCAACAGGAAGGCCCCACATGGACGATGA